The region GCAAGAGACACTATCCTGTCTGATTCTTGAATTTGATAGGCTTATGGCTGATAATGCACAGCGGAATGTACTGTTGACCATTAGCATGGCATCCAATGTGTACCGCTACAGCAAGTGAGCCATTTCAATATGTAGCTTTGAGAAGCATAATAACTGGAATATGCATTATCATAGTAGCCATACACCAATGTTTTATTGGACCACTAGATTTAAAGTTATAGGACATACGTACTCTCTCATTGTCGTTTTGTACCACTACAGTTGAAGTGGAAAGACACATAAGCGGCAATATAATCAATTTAATATTACATACTTTAACATTCTCAGATCAGCAGGTAGCACTCTGACAGCAGGTAAGATAAGTGTGATCCTGTAATGATTACGTACACTATAcaccagggttgggctcaatttaatttaatttcaattcaggaagtaaactgaaattcccaTTCCAATTAAACATGTtctcaatgcttttcaatgagaaTACAATTGTGAATTGgattttacttcctgaattgaaattgGCCCCAATCCTGCTACTAAACACCCTGTCTCTTATAATGACCTGTGGTAAGGCAGCATAATTTGACTTGGGGCTAGTGCTACAGAAAAGCCAATAATCAAAGGATGAATAATATAGAGAAATATTGTGTAAGAGAGAGCAACAGTTCACATTCCCACCCAGAGATACACTAAAACAAAGAAATCGTCATAGGGGACAAGTGGCATTTAAAATCCTCAATGCCCCATGAGACTTTGGTTCGTTTAAATGCCCAGTTCAGTCAAAAACTATATTTTCCCCGTGTTTAATATATATTTccaggttggaataatactgtgaaattataATGATCTTCTagtgtttgaaaagaccacctgaaatttcagcctgttttggtgggatggagttttgacctgcctggtgacatcaccagacgGTAAAAATGAGTTAATAGATGAATAAGAAAgatttccaaacctctctgccaataacagcaagcTCAGCTTTCCCCTCCCCCAAAACCATTCCCAGACAATTATTTTCTTTTCGACcactttaattgaaaacaataacagtaaggtacttagttgttacccagaaatattgagataaaaaatggctgcattggacctttaaatccATGCTTCATTATTAGCCTAAGTCTGGGCCTCCAAGTCTACTGGTCAAAGACAGATCCTACTCACTATATTATATAGTTTGATGCTCTCTCACACCTTTTAGTTGTCAGAAACTAATGAGGATTTGTCTTTCCAGCTGTTTCATGAAGCTTTCCATACCTAGGAAGactagacagccagacagacaaacaTTCCTCTCGTCACATCTCAGAGGAATCCTCATGTGAAACCCATGGAGAGTCTGTCTGTGCACTCAGAAGTGCAGTGATTGAGAATAGTATGGCCAGTTACAATGACATTAACGGTGGTGGGACACCATAACTAAAGTTCCCTATTGAAACAGTTCAGCCCATTCTCTCCCCAAATATTGGCCAGCTAGAACATTTCCTCAACAACCATTGGCCAGCTAGCACATTCTCTATCTGACTGTTGGCCAGCTAGCACATTCTCTCCATGACTATTGGTGAGCTAGTTTTGGGATCATGGCTTGGGCTGGGCCGTCAGACAGCTGACTTATTGGGTGCCAGTGGCTATCACACTAAGACACCACGTTCAGGTCAACCCTTTAGGGGCAATGATACTGAAACAATATGGCAACCAACAGAGCAAATATGACATGATGTAGCTAGAAGGCGACAAATCAACAAAAAAggcaagatttttttttaaaaagtagtTCCCGTGTCAAAGTTGCTATGGCAACAACAGCAGTGCCAGTGTCCGTTCATATGCATTCCGTGCAGAGGGGTAACTGTGTTACCGTAGTGGGGTATTGTATCATAAAATCAGACAGTTTTCAGCTTATACAGTCAGTCTATGAACAAGGGTAGGGTAGCCCCAGCCCAAACAATGTGCTTAgtggtgtggacagcagcaggcCAGTGCAGAGCGAGTCCCTGTATGCTTCACAGCCCTATATCATACACCTGGCCTTTCTCTCACCCCaccctcactctcctcctcctcttcctcatgcCGTTGGCTCAGTAATCAGTACAGGCTCCAGGCCCGCTGATGCTGAGGGTACGATGATGAAGAAGAGTGGGATGAAGTGGAAGAGGAGAAGTCTGTGGGGCGTAGCTGCTTTCCACACGCACACATTCAGTCCATCTTCTCCTTCTGGACCAGCTTGGGCGCGTCTACAAACTCCCGACCGTTGAAGAGGATGACGCCGGCCGTCACGAAGCTAGCTGTGCCCCAGAACAGCACATACGCCAGGGTCTCCGTCCACGTGTCACCTGAGGGGGGACACTGAGGGTCACTACAGGGAATAACTAAGTACTGAAAAAGTACCCATTGATAGCACATACTTGCCTAGTCAATACCAGTTTAGTACAAGTGGAAACAGTATTGTAAAATGAAGTACTGCAAAATGTGTTTATGGaccaaatcctaacttgagatcggTGCAGGTGTAACTAGAATTTTCAAACAAATTCCATGCCCTTATTAGGATTCAATGTAGAATTGACAAGGGAGTCCACTGCTGTCTTACCAGCCATGAGGAGGCAGATGATACACATGGAGAATGCCACAACCATGATAATGGGCAactagagggggagaggggaaacaGGAGTTAAATAAGATAACGGAATCTCAATCTACGCCTGTGACTGAAACCAACACATATTGTAGCCAATCAGTATACATAGCACTGATCAAGCATAGCCAATCAGATCTCACCGTGAGGAACTTCCAGTCTTTGGTCTCGTGAAGGGGTGTGGTCATGTCTGCCTCGTCAATGGCATAGTTACCCAGGAACAGATCAATAGAGTCCTGATGATCAGGAGAGATGTCTCAATTATCAGTTACCACACACACGTCAAGGATTTACAAAAACATGACTAATAACTGCCGCACACGCACActagacacacacctgtctgaaGCCGTCTGAGAAGTTGTTCTTGTAGTATCTGATCATGGAGTTCCAGCCGTCCATCACCAGCCCCCATTGTGTCCTCTtccctgttctgagacatgagCAACGCTTCAGTCATCCCTGTCATAATCATCTCTCACACATACCACAAATAATCATCATCGTCATCCTCCACCCTTTCCTGAGCACATTCTTACTCAGAGTTGTCTTCCTGGTTATCACAAAGGCCACAAGCAAAACATCCTACTCCTCCCTGTTCTTAGGGCACCAGTCCATTCAATACTCATCAGCAAACCAGTATGATGTTTTGATGTAGTTCATAGCCAATAATGCATGGCCAACTTCATGGGTGTGGGGTGTGACTGACAGTGGGATGTGACTGACAGTGGGATGGTACTGTGCCAGCAGAAAGACAACTAGTTAATTTCATGGGTGTGTGGGGTGTGACTGACAGTGGGGTGTGACTGACAGTGGGATGGTACTGTGCCAGCAGAAAGACAACTAGTTAACTTCATGGGTGTGTGGGGTGTGACTGACAGTGGGGTGTGACTGACAGTGGGATGGTACTGTGCCAGCAGAAAGACAACTAGTTAACTTCATGGGTGTGTGGGGTGTGACTGACAGTGGGGTGTGACTGACAGTGGGATGGTACTGTGCCAGCAGAAAGACAACTAGTTAACTTCATGGGTGTGTGGGGTGTGACTGACAGTGGGATGGTACTGTGCCAGCAGAAAGCCAACTAGTTAACTTCATGGCTGTGTGGGGTGTGACTGACAGTGGGATGGTACTGTGCCAGCAGAAAGACAACTAGTTCTCTGTCATTGTATAATGGACAAGTTCTATTGGAATCCATATCCTCCTACAGCCAGGTGAACTCAGTGATTTCCTGATGAAATGGAGTGTGTTTCTATGAAGAGCCAGTCCTGTGCCTTAGTTTGCTAATCCCCAGATTAGCAAGAAACACGTGAGCCTTCTCTCTCACCTTGTGAAGTCTGTCTTCAAGGCCCCTGTGCCAGCATACTGCTTGGCACACGCATTGGCATTGTCTGCCCACGCTGCAGCGAGcaagggtgagagggagaggaagaaatagaaaacaaaaaaagatttAGTCAGTGGAAAAAGGGGAGGATTTCAATCATGTTAAACCATAGTGTTGGAATAGTCTCATAAGGAAGACAATGCTGTGCTTGTGGTGGCAGAGGGGTAGGAAAGTGTGCAGATTTCAGCTGAGGATCACCATTTTTGTAGATCTTCTCGAAGTCGGCCTGATCTTCAATCCTCTGGCCCATGTGGAGAACTCCCAGTCGCTGCAGATAAACAAAGATGTGTGGTGAGATACTGCAGTGGCCTGACTACAGGGGGCAAGGTGGAACCAAGATGGTCGCCATCAGATTCAGCACTGTTGTTCACCCAAAAGACCTTGATGCAACTTCACCTTCATCACCCTGTGGGTCAACCAGCAACCTAACTACTACACTATTAATATATGTTTCAATGACAGTTTAACCCACAGTGCTAAAACAGTTTAATAAAAAACACAATGGTACCTGAAGTATTTATTGTACCTGGGTGAGATGAGACCTGACCTTTTTACAGTCCACATAGGGTCAGATAACTAAATAGACCACAGTCAAAGTCCACAGAGACAGCAGCTTTAGTCAGAGGCCTTCAACATAGAGTTTGGGTTTTCCAGTCTCTGTTTTGTCTGTTTGTTGCTCATTTGCAAATATGGGTCAAGTGAGTGAAAGTAGTATAAGTTGTGAAACGTTTGACTTTGTCAAGTTAAAAGGTCTATGTTAGGTCAAAATGGAAGAGCTCCTCATAAAATGTAGTTTGCCATTAAGATTTTTACCATTGATTTTACAAAATGTAAAAGGGGAGGCTAGGTCTACACCTTCACTGAACAGTAAAACTAAAACTCCTAAGGTGGAACAGAGAGGAACATGACATTGCTCCTTATGTCAAAGACACAGAGAGTCTAGATGTGGTGAAAGTATATAGATCAGGGAggccaaactcattccatggagggcctagtgtctgctggtttttggtttttcctttcaattaagacctagacaaccaggtgtgggagttcattactaattagtgaccttaattcatcaatcaagtacaagggaggagagaACCCGCTGCCActtggccctccgtggaatgagtttgacacctgtggtCTCGATGGATGTGGTAGAAGTGTGTAGAACTAGTGGGAGTGTCTATATATTGGACATGTCTAGTCCGTGTGGGCGTGTCTGGTTGGTGGTTCCCACCTCCAGCTGTGACTGCAGTGAGCGTCGTGCCAGCAGACTCTGGATGACGTTGGTACGGTCCAGACAGTCCATGCAGTTACTGCGGAACATCCCTTCCTGTTGCACCAGAACGTTCCCATCCACATCAACCAGGAAGTACCTGACCAACCAATCAAACAATTTGATTCCCATTTGATTTTACAATAGCATTTGTCACAAAACAAATCAGCAAATCACAGACAGAGATGAACACAAAGTACACAAACTCATCTCACCGGCCATGCAGACTAAACACTTACCCATACTCATCCTGCATCTCTGTCACCATATCGACTAAGATCTGCAGGCGATGCCACCTCATCCGACTGCATTCCTTGTGGAAGTCAAACGCTATGTACCTAGAGGTGCATGGCACAGGGAGAAAAGTTAGGTAAAACCCAATTACATAATTTCATTTATTTGGAGTTCCATGGCTTTAGACAGAATGTTCACctctaaaaaaaaataatacatgaaTGACGTTAGAAGAAGACGGGCATAGTGGGATCAGAATGAATGATGGGGAAAAGCTATAGTCCTTACTTGACCATGCCGTTGCCCAAGCTGGACACCATTTTGTCAAAGGCCTGTTCCAATTGTTTCTCTGAGCCTTTCTGGTCAATCAGATTTAAAATCACTTGCTTTCCATAAATGATGATCTGCGAGTCAAAATGCCTTTGGAAGCCATCCAGCTGTGAAAGCAGGACAGGACAATAAAAGGTAAGAAAGACTTGACTCAGTACAGTAATACTCAATATCACATACCTTTACTGTTTTAAATGACTACTACTGTACATTAAAATGTTTTTCCATTTGaacattacattttaaaaatgataTAAATATTGTAACAGGTAGCTTACATGGTCGATGGTTTTGCTGATCTGAGGTTTTGGTTTGTACTTAAGGTTGGGTCTTTGGGACCAGTAGAAGGGGATGGAGCCTCGGGTCTGAACGAATGAGGCCTTGCCCCCGCTGTACTGGACAATCTGCTCTGTCTCCACAAAGTTAGCTGCATGACCCTCTGAGTCAATGCCTGGTGGACCAAATAGACATTATGTAATGATCCGTCTCAGAGTGAGGAGTGTTTGACAGTAAAAATATAAAGAAGTGGACAGGCCAATATTATCTGCAAAGGGCTGGTGTGTGTGCAGGGTTTTCTTACAACCAAGCTGTAaaacacctgattccactaatcaaaatattgatataacattctgagaaccatatgtttcttagagcttagtgagagtgtggttgtcctatggttatttagCAAATAATCTTCCCACAACTATCTGGGAAAGGTGCAGAATAGTTCAtagctttggaacattctcagcacatttaaggaacgacaaaaaaaaataaaataatatataataatgttACTTACTTGATATTTCATTATCTTAACAGAACATTtactaaaagttcaaacatggttacattgaCTTTCAATGtttgtaatgttctaggaacgttctccaagtggtttgacattgggaaaagTTCTAACTCTAAACTAAAATGAACAATTTTGTATTTGTTAGAAAAATatatggcatgctagctccatcctggtggcgcagtggactaattccatggatcgAGAACAGAAGagcataggtttgaatctcacctacgccatgccacaataaaaaaaagaaacaagtttgaatgattaatgcctaagcataTGAATTTCCATGTGTCGCATCTTTGCACAAAACAGTTAACCCAAACTAAGATAGCAGTGTTAAAAGTCCTATTGAAATATTTgctcagaacgttaataaaacccaaCAGGAAAACTTTCtgggaaccatagtaaaatgttCAGAACATCCCtgcaaacaaaaaaatgtactttgatgacagctttgccttgtcattctctcaaccagcttcatgaggtagtcaactggaatgcatttcaattaagaggtgtgccttgttgaaagttaatttgcggaatttctttccttcttaaagcgtttgagccaatcagttgttgtgacaaagtaggggtggtatacagaagatagccctatttggtaaaagaccatgtccatactatggcaagaacagctcagttaagcaaagagaaatgacagtccatcattactttaagacatgaagggcagtcaatacggaaaatgtcaagaactttgtgcagtcgctatgatgaaactggctctcatgaggaccgccacaggtaaGGAAAataaggaaggaaaggaagacccagagttacctctgctgcagaggataagttcatcagagttaccagcctcagaaattgcagcccaaataaatacttcagagttcaagtaacagacacatctcaacataaactgttcagaggacaccgcgtgaatcaggccttcatggtcaaattgctgcaaagaaacgacATCAATAAGGAGAcatgcttgagccaagaaacacaagcaatggacattagaccggtggaaatctgtcctttggtctgatgagtccaaattttagatttttggttccaaccactgtgtctttgtgagacgcagagtaggtgaacggatgatctccgcatgcgtggttcccaccgtgaagcatggaggaggtgtgatggtgctttgctggtgacactgtctgtgatttatttagtattcaaggcacacttaaccagcatggctaccacaatattctgcagcaatacgccatctcatctggtttgcggttagcgggactatcatttgtttttcaacaggacaataacccaaaacacaccaccaggctgtgtaagggctattcgaccaagaaggagagtgatggagtgctgcatcagatgacctggcctctacaatcacccgacctcaacccaattgagaggagttggaccgcagagtaaaggaaaagcagccaacaagtgctcagcatatgtgggaactccttcaagactgttggaaaagctggttgagagaacgccaagagtgtgcaaagctgtcatcaaggcaaagggtggctactttgaagaatctaaaatatattttgatttgtttaacacttttttggttactacatgattccatgtgttatttcatagttttgatgtcttcactattattctacaaaatagaaaaacccttgaaagcgtagacatgtccaaacttttgactggtactgtatatattactgTTTGGCTGGAACAAAAACCCCTGCACCCACACTGGTCCACTGTGGAAAAGATTATTCATCATCCCTGCTTTAGTCAGAAAGCTCCAGTTAGACGTGCTGGTGGATGTGGAGTCAGTCACCTCTGACGTAGTAACGTACTCCAGCCCTGAAGCAGCTCCGCCTGGATATGATGTTCCAGTCAAAGATCTTCCCATTGATGCAGCAGGACTTCATAATGATGACTGGACAACACATGGTTAGGGACAACACGGTCTTAACCTTTAAAGCCTAACTTTACCTCCTGAATTCAACCTTTCTTTACCTCCTTCTCAGAAAATGTTTTGGAGTTGGGACTGTTGTGATGCTTAGAAATGTGGGCTCCATCATATGTCAATGGATCCACTTTCCATTGTCTGTGAATACAATATCCCTAATTTCCCAATTATAATGCCACCTATATGAATCTCTAGCTCCCCCTTAAGGCTAAAGGAGCAAACCGCAAGTTAACTTTATTGATATTCATGGTCTGTCAAACAGTTGAAGTTTCTCAGGGAAAAGAATGACAAGACTAATCTAATGGGCTTTACATCCTGGCACTCAGACTACTAAACCCCATGCAAAATATGAACGTAAAGATGACCATGTGATCTAGTGTGTTCCCATCACAGAGGGTAGCTTTCCAACCAATGACAGATTACAGGGTTTAAACTGCAATGCTGTTTAACAGTTCAGTCACTGTAAACAACCGCCCCGTGAATGACATCTCACATGGGTAATATCTGTTGTCTTACAGAAGGTGGTAATGAGGTCTTCCTGTTTATGAGAATTGAAAAGGAGGGAAAAGTCTTCATCCGGAGTTTGTAACATAAAAAAAGCATGAAAGGATACAGCCGTGGACAACCGGGTAAGCAAACCTGTGCAGCTGTCAAGAGAAGAACAGAGACAATGCAGTTTAGAAAGATCATAAGATCTTTACTGGAGCGTATTCATTTTATATTTACCACAAGTGGTTAACATGTGTCAATTCTGTCCTTACCTCTGGCTGTGGCATGAATTCTCTCAACAGGTGACCATTCCACACAAACCGTTGATCTGCCTAAAAACGAGGGCAAGAAAACACATCTTTATCATACCATTCAACTTGTTTCCACATGCCCTGCATAGGAAATATCTGCACCTGTATAagacacaagcacaaacacattACTCGTGTTTTCATGAATGTATCACCAATTGGAAACATGTTTTTACATTATTTTCCTccctcatacagttgaagtcggaagtttacatacacttaggttggagtcattaaaactagtttttcaaccactctataaatttctttttaacaaactagttttggaaagtcaggtaggacatctactttgtgcatgacaagtaatttttccaacaattgtttacagacagattatttcactgtatcacatattccagtgggtcagaagtttacatacactaagttgactgtgcctttaaacagcttggaaaattccagaaagtgatgtcatggctttagaagcttctgataggctaattgacatcatttgagtcaactggaggtgtacctgtggatgtatttcaaggcctaccttcaaactccgtgcctttgcttgacatcatgggaaaatcaaaagaaatagaCCTcgacaagtctagttcatccttgggatcaatttccaaacgcctgatggtaccacgttcatctgtacaaacaatattacgcaagtataaacaccatgggaccacgcaactgtcataccgctcaggaaggagacgcgttctgtctcctagagatgaacgtactttggtgcgaaaagtgcaaatcaatcccagaacaacagcaaaggaccttgtgaagatgctggagaaaacaggtacaaaagtatctatatccacagtaaaacgagtcctatatcgacataaccggaatcgccgctcagcaaggaagaagccactgctccaaaaccgccataaaaaagccagactacggtttgcaactgcacatggggacaaagatcgtactttttggagaaatgtcctctggtctgatgaaacaaattagaactgtttggccataatgatcatcgttatgtttggaggaaaaagggggaggcttgcaagccgggactggcaggagggactggtgcacttcacaaaatagatggcatcatgaggtaggaaaattatgtggatattgaagcaacatctcaagacatctgtcaggaagttaaagcttggtcgcaaatgggtcttccaaatggacaatgaccccaagcatacttccaaagttgtggcaaaatggcttaaggacaacaaagtccaggtattagagtggccatcacaaagccccgacctcaatcccttagaaaatatgtgggcacaactgaaaaagcatgtgctggcaaggaagcctacaaacctgactcagttacaccagctctgtcaggaggaatgggccaaaattcacccaacttattgtgggaagcttgtggaaggctactcgaaatgtttgacccaagttaaacaatttaaaggcaatgctaccaaatactaaattagtgtatgttaacttctgatccactgggaatgtgatgaaagaaataaaagctgaaattaatcattctctctattattctgacatttcacattcttaaaataaagtggtgatcctaactgacctaagacagggaatttttactaggattagatgtcaggaattgtgaaaaactgagtttaaaatgtatttgggtaaggtgtatgtaatcttccaacttcaactgtaatatatatatatatattctctcaCCCTTTCCAGCAGGCTCATCTCCTGGAACTCAGGGCTGGTGTTGGCAAGTCTCTGCAGAGTGTGGGTCAGGTCGTAGTCTGTAGCAAAGTAGAAGCCGTCTGTGAGCAGAACACTGTTGATCATGGAGAGGAAGGCTTTGTTGTCCTGCATCTGATGGGGTCAGAGGTCAAAGATGGGTCAGGAGGCAGGTTGAAGAAGGAAAGCAAAACAGAAATTAGGTGGAACAGTGGTGAGAAAGTATCGGATGACCACTATATTTCTAAAATAATATATACAAGGAATCTAAACTGATATACTATAAATATATACTATAAATAACATATCCTCCAACAATAATTCAACTAGAAGCCAACATAGAGATGCCCACTAATAGAGAAACACTTGTCTAGACTTGGGGACAGAACAGAGTGTTCTTGTAACA is a window of Salmo trutta chromosome 37, fSalTru1.1, whole genome shotgun sequence DNA encoding:
- the LOC115176416 gene encoding phosphatidylinositide phosphatase SAC1-B, producing the protein MATAYEKFNLHTTPEKFYIEACDDGSNDVLSIDRVSTEMILTVRKDIPPHAVTRPICGIMGTIRLVAGTYLIVITKKKKVGDLLGHAVWKAMDFDVISYKKTVLHLTDNQMQDNKAFLSMINSVLLTDGFYFATDYDLTHTLQRLANTSPEFQEMSLLERADQRFVWNGHLLREFMPQPELHRFAYPVVHGFIIMKSCCINGKIFDWNIISRRSCFRAGVRYYVRGIDSEGHAANFVETEQIVQYSGGKASFVQTRGSIPFYWSQRPNLKYKPKPQISKTIDHLDGFQRHFDSQIIIYGKQVILNLIDQKGSEKQLEQAFDKMVSSLGNGMVKYIAFDFHKECSRMRWHRLQILVDMVTEMQDEYGYFLVDVDGNVLVQQEGMFRSNCMDCLDRTNVIQSLLARRSLQSQLERLGVLHMGQRIEDQADFEKIYKNAWADNANACAKQYAGTGALKTDFTRTGKRTQWGLVMDGWNSMIRYYKNNFSDGFRQDSIDLFLGNYAIDEADMTTPLHETKDWKFLTLPIIMVVAFSMCIICLLMAGDTWTETLAYVLFWGTASFVTAGVILFNGREFVDAPKLVQKEKMD